One genomic window of Geodermatophilus sp. DSM 44513 includes the following:
- a CDS encoding DUF1810 domain-containing protein yields the protein MSDPFDLERFVRAQDGGTYDQALRELRDGAKRGHWMWFVFPQVAGLGRSPTAQRYAVSGLEEAHTYLAHPVLGARLLECAQALLALPGRDPVAVLGAVDAVKLRSSMTLFEAAAPDERVFGEVLERYFDGERDEATTTRL from the coding sequence GTGAGCGACCCCTTCGACCTCGAGCGCTTCGTCCGTGCCCAGGACGGCGGCACCTACGACCAGGCGCTGCGCGAGCTGCGGGACGGCGCCAAGCGCGGCCACTGGATGTGGTTCGTGTTCCCCCAGGTCGCCGGGCTCGGCCGCAGCCCGACGGCGCAGCGGTACGCGGTCTCCGGGCTGGAGGAGGCGCACACCTACCTGGCGCACCCGGTGCTCGGGGCGCGGCTGCTGGAGTGCGCGCAGGCGCTGCTGGCGCTGCCCGGCCGCGACCCGGTGGCGGTGCTCGGGGCGGTCGACGCGGTCAAGCTGCGCTCGTCGATGACGCTGTTCGAGGCGGCGGCGCCGGACGAGCGGGTGTTCGGCGAGGTCCTGGAGCGCTACTTCGACGGGGAGCGGGACGAGGCGACCACCACCCGGCTCTGA